The Halofilum ochraceum genome segment GAGCGTGATGCGCACGGGGGATCCCGGCGCCATGCGGGCGTTCGGATCGAGTTCAGGGCGGTATTCGCGCGGCTCGAAATTGCGGCGGATCATGGGCTCGCCCCGCAGATCGCCGAGACTGACGGTCAGCGTGGGGTATGGCTGTGAAAACGGGGCGTTGTTCACGAAGCGCGCATCGATGATGAGCGCTTCGTCGACATTCGGATGCGCATATACATTGCGGCGTACGAGTTCGATCTGCTCGACCGCCCGGCGCGGAGCTACGCTGCAGCCGACATACGCGCACATGTCCATGATCAGCGGTCGCATCGAGGGGTTCTGCGCGAAGGCCTCGCGCTGGACGAACAGCAGTTGCCCGCAGAGCGCGAGCAGCAGCAGCGTGTTGACCGCGGACCAGCCCGCCAGTGACCAGCGCGTCGGCCGCCCGCGCGTATGCTGCTCCGGCTCGCCCTCCAGATCCGACATCAGGATGCCGGAAACGGACCCGTGTCGCGGCCGCTCCAGTTGCAGCCGCGGTTGGTGCGGGGGCTTCGGGGCCCCATCCGGCGCGCCCGCTCCGCTGCGATCCCCGCCGGCCTGATCCGCCGCCGCGGAGACGTCGAACGGCAGCTCTTTCTGCAGGCGGCTGCGCGCGTCGAACGCGCGGCCGCACTGCCCACAGCGGACGCGTCCGTTCGCCTCGTCGAGGACCTGCGTGGCGATCCGGAACACGGTCCGGCAGTGGGGGCACTGGGTGTTCATGGGATTGCTGGTTGTTCCGGTGACAGCGTTGATCCAGCGGCTTCCGTCAGCGACCGCTGCGGCGCCTGCCCTCGAGGCGGACCCATTCGTCGCGTTCGCCGCCGACTTCGAGATGGTACCAGGGCTCGTAGGCCGCGATGACGTCCTCGGCCTGTTCAGCGAGCACGCCTGCCAGTGCGATCCGGCCGCCGGCCTCCTGCGCGCGGGCGATGGTGTCCGCCGACTGCATCAACGGCCCGGCCAGGATATTGGCGACCACGATGTCATACGGGCCGCCCAGGGGATCGTCCGGCTGGGCGGTCGTGATCCGCTCGGCGACCCCGTTCGTGTCGGCGTTGGATGCCGTCGCTTCCAGCGCCTGCGGGTCGATATCGATCCCGTGTGCGCGCGCCGCGCCAAGTTTCAGGGCGCCGATCGCGAGGATCCCGGACCCGCAGCCGTAATCCAGTACGCGCGTGCCCGCAAGCGCCAGGCCATCGAGCCATTCGAGACAGAGGGCGGTCGTGGCGTGCGTCCCGGTGCCGAACGCGAGCCCCGGATCGAGTCGCAGGACGACGGCCCCGGGTTCGTCCAGTTCGGCCTCCAGCGGCGCGACCCAGAGCCGACGGCCGAATTGCAGCGGCTGCCAGTCGTCCATCCAGACCCGGCTCCACTCCCGGTCGGGCAGCGTCTCGAACACGGGCGTGAGTTCCCCGCCGTCGGCGGTGAGCGCGAGGCTGTCCGCCACGCTTTCGCGGTCGACCGTATCGCCAAACAGGGCGATGACCCGGGTCGCCTGCCAAAGGGGCATCGCACCGGGGGCCGGTTCCAGCAGCGGCATATCGCCCGCGTCCTCGAGCGTCACCGACAGGGCGCCCGCTTCAGTCAGCGCCTCCTCGACGGCATCGGCCCGGTCCGGGGCGGTGTCGACCTTCACCTGGAGCCATGTCATCGCGTTACCGCCCGTCCGCGTTACGGGGCAAGGGGGCGGGGCGCCCCGCCGGGTCAGAGGCCAAGCTTCTTCTCGAGATAGTGGATATCCGTTCCGCCCTGGCGGAATGCGGCATCGGCCATGATATCGCGGTGCAGCGGGACGTTCGTCTTGATCCCCTCGACGACGATCTCGGACAGGGCGCCCGCCATGCGGGCGATCGCCGCGTCGCGGTCATCGCTGTGACAGATCAGCTTGCCGATCATCGAGTCGTAATACGGCGGGACCTTATAACCGTTGTAGACGTGCGAATCGACCCGCACGCCGGGACCGCCCGGTGCGTGGTAGAGCGAGATCGTGCCCGGCGATGGCA includes the following:
- a CDS encoding zinc-ribbon and DUF3426 domain-containing protein, which encodes MNTQCPHCRTVFRIATQVLDEANGRVRCGQCGRAFDARSRLQKELPFDVSAAADQAGGDRSGAGAPDGAPKPPHQPRLQLERPRHGSVSGILMSDLEGEPEQHTRGRPTRWSLAGWSAVNTLLLLALCGQLLFVQREAFAQNPSMRPLIMDMCAYVGCSVAPRRAVEQIELVRRNVYAHPNVDEALIIDARFVNNAPFSQPYPTLTVSLGDLRGEPMIRRNFEPREYRPELDPNARMAPGSPVRITLEVRDPGRKARTFELDFS
- the prmA gene encoding 50S ribosomal protein L11 methyltransferase, which gives rise to MTWLQVKVDTAPDRADAVEEALTEAGALSVTLEDAGDMPLLEPAPGAMPLWQATRVIALFGDTVDRESVADSLALTADGGELTPVFETLPDREWSRVWMDDWQPLQFGRRLWVAPLEAELDEPGAVVLRLDPGLAFGTGTHATTALCLEWLDGLALAGTRVLDYGCGSGILAIGALKLGAARAHGIDIDPQALEATASNADTNGVAERITTAQPDDPLGGPYDIVVANILAGPLMQSADTIARAQEAGGRIALAGVLAEQAEDVIAAYEPWYHLEVGGERDEWVRLEGRRRSGR